TTTTTAGCACCTGAATTGGGTGCGTGCACTGTTGTGGGGGCACAGCCCGGGACAGATAACAGGGCAGCATAGTGGTTCTGACCCAGAGCCTTGGGAGTTAGAAGCTGAGGTCTGataaaaaaaaggcaaaggaatccTTAGGCCTGCAAGGGAGAGATCTCAAACTCCAGGACTCTTCCAGACTGGGCTTTCTGGCCCCGCTGCCCTCCCCCCACACGGAAGGTCTAGCCTCCAGGATGGACAAGGAAACTACCTATTTACCCTTACCCTGAGATCACACAAACCAAGACAAAGCTCCTTACCACCCTGTGTTCCGAAGACTCCAGGTTTTGTTTATTGACAAACTTTTCCACTGGTTCATGTTTTAACTACAGGCACTGTAGTAAACAAGATTCTGGCTACATCCACGTTTCTTTTATAGTCAGGAATCTACTTCAGAAGGAACTCAACAGCCATGCTCTACGTAACAcagctttttccttttctcagatGTGCCAGACTTTCTTCCTGTTGGCCTATCTCCCTGGCTAACTCCCACTTATCCTTCAGATAATTTTTCtcagaggccttccctgatccAAGGTTGGGTCAGGTACTCAACGTCACGCAAGCACTGATGGAACCAGGATCACTGCCTGCCTGCCTTGGCATGAAACTGCAGAGACGGGCTTACTGTCCACTGTACCCCTTGTGCCAGATAGCACCCACTCAAAAACTAACTGCTGGGTaacttaatttgtattttctcttcacTGTCTCACTTCTGGCCTGCCCTGGGCTCAATAAGTCACTGATGAAACTGTTTCCCATGTCTTGCTGCCCTGCCACTGGTCAGTAAAACCTTTTGCATTCCTGAGAAAATATCCCTCACACTCTCCATGCCACCCCCCAAATCTGGCCCATGGATCAGGAGATGCATTGACAAGAGtctgggttgctgtgccctctttgTGACATTCTCATGGAAAATGAGATTTCAATGTTATAATCCCATCTTCAGCATCTCCTGAGGATTCCTAATGGTAAGAGAAAAGCTGGAAGCAACGATTCTTCCGCCTGCTGTTCTGATTAGTCACAGGAAAAGCTTTCAGGAGACAATATGCATGAGCACTGGGGAGTGCTGGATAGTCAGATGACTTGAGACCTGGCACTTTATAACCACCCCCATGGAGTTTTACTCCAAAGCAAATGAAGCCCTTCTGACATAGAAGCCTGACTGAAGTATTTACAGTATTCAGTGTATTCACAAGTCACTTTACAGTGTGGACTCTCTGATGGCGCATGAGGACGGATCTGTGCCTGAAGGCCTTGCCGCACTCACTACATATGTAAGCCTCTTCCCCGGAATGGATTCTCTGGTGCTGCACAAGGGCTGAGCTCCTTTTGAAGGTTTTGCCGCATTCGTTACACTGATAAGGCTCCTCTCCACTGTGAATTCTTTGATGTCTGATGAGGTTTGAGCTCAGGCTGAAGGCTTTTCCACACTCATTACActcatagggtttctctccacTATGTATTCTCTGATGGGTTATCAGCTCTGAGCTCTGCCTGAAAGCTTTCCCACACTCGTTACATTCATAAGGTCTTTCTCCtgtatgaattcgctggtgtcTGATAAGCTTTGAGCTTTGGCTAAAGGTTTTCCCACACTCATTACACTCGTAGGGTTTCTCACCAGTGTGAATTCTTTGATGGATAATGAGGTAGGAACTCTGACTGAATGCTTTGCCACACTCATTACATTTACAAGCTTTCTCACCGGTGTGGATTTTCCGATGTCTGATGAGGGCTGAGCTCTGGTTGAAGGCCTTCCCGCATTCACTACATTCATAGGCTTTCTCACCGCTATGGATTCTCTGATGAATAATAAGATAGGACCTCAAACTAAAGGCCTTCCCACACTGGTTACATTTGTAGGGCTTTTCTCCAGTATGGATTCTCTGGTGTTGTGTTAGAGAAGAATGCTGTTTGAAGCTGTGCCCGCAGATGTCACACCTGTAAGGTCTCTCTTCTGTAGGAACTTTCTGATACATTACAGAGTTTGTGCTTAGAATCAAGTTTCTCTGGGGCTCAGGATGGTCTCTGTTTCCTAGCGATTTGTGTGTGAAGATTACTGGACTAAAACTGCCCCCCTGGgaaggggatcttctcaatgtCTCCCCTGGAGCACTCCCTTGCTGCCACTCTAAACTGCTTTTGTGTTCACTGAATCCTCCAAATGAAGGCTCCTGGGAAAGTGTCTGTGATTTCTCTCCTGAAATGTCCTTCTTTGTTGCCGATTCATTATTCTCACAACCTGAAATggtaataacaaaaaataatgttttatctcTCCAGTCCCTTTCAATACTCCCTTTCTAGGTTAGAGAAAATAGATGCTCCTGCCCACAAAGATATAGCTGTCTGCATGTACCTTTTCTTTAACTGGTCAAAATAGGGTCCCTCCTCTGTTCTAACACTAAGACCTACATCCACAGTTTGAAATTTatcctttcctgcctcctctgaGACTTCAGTAGACCAATTATCCACCATTCCACTCCTACTGTTTTGGTCTCTTTCTCCGCTGACTCCTGTTCATGAGCACTTAAATAAATTCAAGTCtctctcatcttttaaaatcaaGCTCCTTGTCTATACATCTCCCTCATGCAACCTCACTCCCACTCAGAATAAAGCTTCTTCAAACAGCAGTCTGTACTGGTCCCCATTCTCTAATCTGGTGTCTGCCTTACCTGTGCACCCTCCACCCTGCCCTCATTAACATCACCAACTTCATAGCTGCTAAATCCAATGATTACTTTCTGGATCTTTCTTAGCTGGCCTCTCTGTAGCACTGACACTGCGGACCACACCTTCCTTCCAGAGACACTTTCTTCCAAACACATCAGCCTGATTTCTATGGCTGTTCCTTCTCAGATTCAAGGTCAGTCATGAGGAACACGAGTTCCTCGGAGTTCTGTTCTGAgctctcacatgtcctcagtccaCCAACTACCTTCTCAGCGTCAGTCACTACTTACGCTATATAGTAATGTCTCCCCAGATCCCCAATTCTAACCCAGTTCTCTTACGCTCCAGACACTCATATCCAGTGTTAGTTGGCCATGTTActtataaatatttgacaaacacaaaaatgaaaataaatcagaTGTATTTTTTCAGCTGTGATCCTCCCCATCTCTCACCTCATCCTGATTCCCTGTGGCCACTTGGATACAACTGTCTCTAACCAGGCTCTGCATTGCCTTCCTCAAATTCACTCTCCCCTCTGCAACTGAGTCCTAAAACCTGCAACTGAGTCCCTCATCTAAAACCCTTCAGCTGTACCCCACTGCACTGTACAAACCAGTTAGGATGACAGACACATTTTCACAACCTGTGTGCCAACTTCCCCTCtagtttctctctcttccctagGAATTCTCTCTTCAAGTTAAATCAAATTACCTGCAATTCCCAGAATGGGTTGTCTTCTCTCATCTTTAGGACTTTGTGGTCCTTGCTTGTGTGACACTGTAATGTGGGAAATATATATTTGGCCTCACCCCCAGTTCCTAGCACAGAGCTTTTAAAACCCTGCAGTTTCATCTGTGGTGGAGAGGAGAGGATACTGGAGCTTATGCTAATGAGTTGACCCTTGGAGGGCAAGAAGGGCTGGTTCCCAAAGGTTCTCCAGTTTGACTGGAGGGTCAGAACTTTCAGCCCCACCCTGAACATCAGAGACAGGGACTGAAGGTTGAGTTAATTAATCACCAATGGCCAGTGATGTAATTAATCATGCCTAACAAAACCTCCATAACACATTAAATAAAGGGGTTCAGAGAGCTTCAGGGAAAGGGCACATCCTGAACTCCAGAAAGAGAAGCTCCTGTGCTCAGGCCCCTTTTGGACCTTGCCCCGTGGGCCTCTTCACCTGGCTGGTCACcagtgtccttacaatgaacagGAAATGGTGAAGACGGTGTTTCCTGAGTTCTGGGAGCCAGTACAGCAAATTATGAAACCTCAGGATGCCGCTGTGGAACCTCCAACCTGCAACCAAGCTGGACAGAAGGTGGGTAATCTGGGGACTCCCTACATGTGACACTAGTATCTGATGGAGGGCAGGGGACGGGCCAGTTTCTTGGGCTTGGGACTGAAACCTTAACCTGTGGGGTCTGCACTGGCTCCAGGTAGTTAGGGTCAGAAGAGCTTAACAGGGGGGAGGACCCCACATATCCAGTGTCAGAAGTGTTGTGAGCAGAGAAACAGTTTTTCCCTTTAGCGTGGAAGCTCCTCTTCCCACTTATTTACTTAGCTTACCTCTACTCACAGTTCATGTCTTAGCTGAGATGTCTCTCCTTCCAGGAAGTGCTCCTTGAACCTCTAAAGCTGACTTGGGTGCCTTTATATGTAGTAGGA
This genomic stretch from Muntiacus reevesi chromosome 4, mMunRee1.1, whole genome shotgun sequence harbors:
- the ZNF397 gene encoding zinc finger protein 397 isoform X2, which encodes MAVESRTVSTPGPQNSQEQELILVKVEESRSWGQKLKQNGSTRSCQELFRLQFRKFCYQETPGPREALGRLQELCYQWLRPELHTKEQILELLVLEQFLSILPEELQIWVQQHSPKSGEEAVTLLEDLEREFDDPGQQVPAGPQGPAMPWKDLTCLGAAQEFTHIQRQPLKKQLKPWEPCLSPRSGCENNESATKKDISGEKSQTLSQEPSFGGFSEHKSSLEWQQGSAPGETLRRSPSQGGSFSPVIFTHKSLGNRDHPEPQRNLILSTNSVMYQKVPTEERPYRCDICGHSFKQHSSLTQHQRIHTGEKPYKCNQCGKAFSLRSYLIIHQRIHSGEKAYECSECGKAFNQSSALIRHRKIHTGEKACKCNECGKAFSQSSYLIIHQRIHTGEKPYECNECGKTFSQSSKLIRHQRIHTGERPYECNECGKAFRQSSELITHQRIHSGEKPYECNECGKAFSLSSNLIRHQRIHSGEEPYQCNECGKTFKRSSALVQHQRIHSGEEAYICSECGKAFRHRSVLMRHQRVHTVK